A part of Saccharomonospora amisosensis genomic DNA contains:
- a CDS encoding MFS transporter has translation MRRELPPVFRALGNHNYRLWAGADLVSVTGTWMQVLGLNWVVLAMTGSATSLGVSVLLSTLPALLFGPWAGALADRFPPRRIVLIAESTHLVLALLLALVVWTGLPVGAIYALTALSGLVGTFGGPALGRFASQVVPRNDLGNALAWNSIVNSIGRVLGMSLAGVLVAVGSEPLLFLVNAATFVAVIATVLVMRPGEFYPIAVSDPELAGVRAGLTYVRGQRALLLLFALGFVLSSLGRNYQVTMAAMAEGPLGAGAAGYGVLSSVFAVGTVVGGVVTARFRELTIPLLLGAAAFTSVLQAISGFLPNLVGFAAMILPIAAGAVLIDTAKSTRLQLDSDEGMRGRVLAVQGTVAAAAGAVGAPLLGWLAERFGPPQALLVAGLTTLVATAAAAAAFRSARQQAGEPVGANPVAATAGS, from the coding sequence TTGCGGCGAGAACTGCCGCCCGTGTTCCGCGCACTAGGCAACCACAACTACAGACTGTGGGCGGGCGCTGACCTGGTCTCTGTCACCGGTACCTGGATGCAGGTGCTCGGGCTGAACTGGGTTGTGCTGGCCATGACGGGCTCCGCCACCTCGCTGGGCGTCTCGGTGCTGCTCAGCACCCTGCCCGCACTGCTGTTCGGGCCGTGGGCCGGTGCCCTGGCCGACCGGTTCCCGCCCCGGCGGATCGTGCTGATCGCGGAGAGCACGCACCTGGTGCTGGCGCTGCTGCTGGCGCTGGTGGTGTGGACTGGACTGCCGGTCGGCGCCATCTACGCCCTCACGGCACTGTCCGGGCTGGTCGGCACCTTCGGCGGGCCGGCGCTGGGTCGCTTCGCCAGCCAGGTGGTTCCCAGGAACGATCTCGGCAACGCGCTGGCGTGGAACTCGATCGTCAACTCGATCGGCAGGGTGCTCGGCATGAGCCTGGCCGGGGTGCTCGTCGCGGTCGGCAGCGAACCGCTGCTGTTCCTTGTCAACGCGGCGACCTTCGTCGCCGTCATAGCGACCGTCCTCGTGATGCGGCCCGGTGAGTTCTACCCGATCGCGGTGAGCGACCCCGAGCTCGCGGGTGTCAGGGCAGGACTGACCTACGTGCGCGGACAGCGGGCGCTGTTGCTGCTGTTCGCGCTGGGGTTCGTGCTGTCAAGCCTCGGCCGCAACTACCAGGTCACGATGGCCGCCATGGCGGAAGGACCGCTGGGAGCCGGTGCGGCTGGCTACGGTGTGCTGTCGTCGGTGTTCGCCGTCGGCACAGTGGTCGGCGGTGTGGTGACCGCCCGTTTCCGGGAGCTGACGATCCCGCTGCTGCTCGGTGCCGCCGCCTTCACCAGCGTGCTGCAGGCGATCAGTGGCTTCCTGCCCAACCTGGTCGGCTTCGCGGCGATGATCCTGCCGATCGCCGCGGGTGCCGTGCTCATCGACACCGCGAAGAGCACTCGCCTGCAACTGGATTCCGACGAGGGGATGCGCGGCCGGGTACTCGCCGTCCAGGGCACCGTCGCCGCGGCCGCCGGAGCCGTTGGCGCGCCGCTGCTCGGCTGGTTGGCGGAGCGGTTCGGACCGCCACAGGCGCTGCTGGTGGCAGGACTGACCACGCTTGTCGCTACCGCGGCGGCCGCGGCCGCTTTCAGATCGGCCAGGCAGCAGGCAGGCGAACCGGTGGGGGCGAATCCCGTCGCAGCCACGGCCGGGAGCTGA
- a CDS encoding aminomethyl transferase family protein codes for MGAQSLETAIQRAGSPVELLRHSTVRPHTFPVKPEFTNWRSEQRAWRTSCALLDQSHHMTDLYLSGPDAPRLLSDFGVNTFANFTPGKAKQYVAVNADGHIIGDAILFHLEDGLFDLVGHPTVPNWLQYNAEAGGYDVTIERDENSADRPSGPPTVYRYELQGPTAKPLVERLTGRPLPAVKFFHMTEFTIAGHRVRALRHGMAGRPGFELFGPWHEGDDVLAAILEAGEEFGLVRAGAKAYSTANLESGWVPTAVPAIFGPELTAYRQWLGADALGSLGGSMNSPEISDYYVTPYDLGYGHTVKFDHDFLGREALERMAAGSRRAKVTLVWNPDDVAAVFRSLAEPGVPAKYIELPKSRYAFFHVDTVLRGGAAVGLSLDVGYIANEQAFVSLATVDAAVAEPGTDVTVLWGEEPNSTKPGVERHRQVEIRATVAPAPYVQEVRQSYRTS; via the coding sequence ATGGGAGCGCAAAGTCTCGAGACCGCGATCCAGCGTGCGGGATCCCCGGTGGAGCTACTGCGTCACTCGACCGTTCGCCCGCACACGTTCCCGGTCAAGCCGGAGTTCACGAACTGGCGCTCGGAGCAGCGGGCGTGGCGCACCTCGTGCGCGCTGCTGGACCAGTCGCACCACATGACCGATCTCTACCTCAGCGGTCCGGACGCCCCGCGGCTGCTGTCCGACTTCGGGGTCAACACGTTCGCGAACTTCACCCCCGGCAAGGCCAAGCAGTACGTCGCCGTCAACGCCGACGGCCACATCATCGGCGACGCCATCCTTTTCCACCTCGAGGACGGGCTGTTCGACCTCGTCGGTCACCCGACCGTGCCGAACTGGCTGCAGTACAACGCCGAGGCCGGGGGCTACGACGTCACTATCGAGCGGGACGAGAACTCCGCCGACCGGCCGTCCGGGCCTCCTACGGTCTACCGCTACGAACTGCAGGGGCCGACGGCGAAACCCCTCGTCGAGAGGCTGACCGGCCGCCCGCTGCCCGCCGTGAAGTTCTTCCACATGACCGAATTCACCATCGCGGGCCATCGGGTGCGGGCGCTGCGGCACGGCATGGCGGGCAGGCCCGGCTTCGAACTGTTCGGGCCGTGGCATGAGGGTGACGACGTACTCGCCGCGATCCTGGAGGCAGGTGAGGAATTCGGTCTCGTGCGGGCTGGAGCCAAGGCCTATTCGACGGCCAACCTGGAATCGGGCTGGGTCCCGACGGCGGTGCCGGCCATCTTCGGTCCCGAGCTGACCGCGTACCGCCAGTGGCTGGGCGCCGATGCGCTCGGATCACTGGGCGGCAGCATGAACTCGCCGGAGATCAGTGACTACTACGTCACGCCGTACGACCTCGGCTACGGGCACACGGTCAAGTTCGATCACGACTTCCTGGGCCGGGAGGCGCTGGAACGGATGGCTGCCGGTTCCCGCCGCGCCAAGGTGACGTTGGTGTGGAACCCCGACGACGTCGCCGCTGTGTTCCGGTCTCTGGCCGAACCGGGTGTCCCGGCGAAGTACATCGAGCTGCCGAAGTCCCGTTACGCGTTCTTCCACGTGGACACGGTGCTGCGAGGTGGGGCAGCGGTGGGCCTGTCGCTTGACGTGGGTTACATCGCCAACGAGCAGGCTTTCGTGTCGCTGGCCACGGTCGATGCCGCGGTCGCCGAGCCGGGCACGGACGTCACGGTGCTGTGGGGCGAGGAGCCCAACTCCACCAAACCCGGTGTCGAACGGCACCGGCAGGTTGAGATCAGGGCTACGGTGGCTCCCGCGCCGTATGTCCAGGAGGTCCGCCAGTCCTACCGCACGTCCTGA
- a CDS encoding ABC transporter substrate-binding protein has product MKRRLLTSGAAALAFAVALTGCAAQSTDSSSEGGADGLAAVPGFDPDQGTIKVGNILALSGPIAAGAKEQLVGQNAWFDKVNSQGGVAGKYKIELVTADNQYNAQLAVQAYEKIRGDVVMLSGILGTPSVKALVPLMMRNDGNAVPSNQDANIKDEPSLVPIFGSYQTNVVNAVSYLNSSGRAKADSAKYCALVMENDWGDAVVEGMEYITDKLGSKVTEVQRFNPTDTQFTAQMQALKSAQCSVVAFGGAEGNTPSMVAAASQLNFNPTWVSEFIAHNIGFADMPEVAKYLQSNFVFTGPGNDLEDTSVEGIKNLKDSIGDKPVTLQYVYGYMQAVTTTTILEKAIEMGDLSGKGIREAIASTDTLTFQGLNGEVKLGADNRILPRTTTLYQFKPSAENKYGLKAAEVQYNAPEGLPDKF; this is encoded by the coding sequence ATGAAGCGACGTCTTCTCACCAGCGGTGCCGCGGCCTTAGCGTTTGCCGTGGCGCTCACCGGCTGCGCCGCGCAGAGTACCGACAGCTCCTCGGAGGGCGGAGCCGATGGGTTGGCCGCCGTGCCCGGGTTCGACCCCGACCAGGGCACCATCAAGGTCGGCAACATCCTGGCCCTGAGTGGGCCCATCGCCGCGGGCGCCAAGGAGCAACTGGTCGGGCAGAACGCGTGGTTCGACAAGGTGAACTCGCAAGGCGGTGTCGCGGGCAAGTACAAGATCGAACTCGTCACCGCCGACAACCAGTACAACGCTCAGCTGGCGGTGCAGGCGTACGAGAAGATCCGGGGCGACGTCGTCATGTTGTCCGGCATCCTCGGCACCCCGTCGGTGAAGGCACTCGTGCCGCTGATGATGCGCAACGACGGTAACGCCGTGCCGAGCAACCAGGACGCGAACATCAAGGACGAGCCGAGCCTCGTGCCGATCTTCGGCTCGTACCAGACCAACGTCGTCAACGCCGTCTCCTACCTCAACAGCTCCGGCCGCGCGAAGGCCGACTCCGCGAAGTACTGCGCCCTGGTCATGGAGAACGACTGGGGTGACGCCGTCGTCGAGGGCATGGAGTACATCACCGACAAGCTCGGTAGCAAGGTGACCGAGGTGCAGCGGTTCAACCCGACCGACACCCAGTTCACCGCCCAGATGCAAGCCCTGAAGAGCGCCCAGTGCTCGGTCGTGGCCTTCGGTGGCGCGGAGGGCAACACGCCCTCGATGGTGGCGGCGGCCAGCCAGCTCAACTTCAACCCCACCTGGGTGTCGGAGTTCATCGCCCACAACATCGGTTTCGCCGACATGCCGGAGGTGGCCAAGTACCTGCAGTCGAACTTCGTGTTCACCGGCCCCGGCAACGACCTGGAAGACACCTCGGTGGAGGGCATCAAGAACCTGAAGGACTCCATCGGGGACAAGCCGGTCACCCTGCAGTACGTCTACGGCTACATGCAGGCGGTCACCACGACGACGATCCTGGAGAAGGCCATCGAGATGGGTGACCTGAGCGGTAAGGGCATCCGTGAGGCGATCGCCAGCACCGACACGCTGACCTTCCAGGGGCTCAACGGTGAGGTCAAGCTCGGCGCCGATAACCGGATCCTGCCCCGCACCACCACCCTGTACCAGTTCAAGCCCAGCGCCGAGAACAAGTACGGGTTGAAGGCGGCGGAGGTGCAGTACAACGCGCCGGAGGGCTTGCCCGACAAGTTCTGA